From Psychrobacillus sp. FSL K6-2836, a single genomic window includes:
- a CDS encoding Na+/H+ antiporter subunit E, with the protein MPAQFLLNLFIAFLWTTLKDEDELKMTTFFSGFIVGIFIIFLMHRFFGTQFYLRRLFSLIKLIFIFISELAQSSLLISKQILNPRWDLKPGIFTYKTELKGDWEITTLAMLLTLTPGSVVMEVNPEGDMFYIHAMDIEQSKADVLRSITKFERAIMEVTR; encoded by the coding sequence ATGCCAGCACAGTTTTTACTAAACCTATTCATAGCATTTTTGTGGACAACATTAAAGGACGAAGATGAACTAAAGATGACGACATTTTTTAGTGGTTTCATCGTAGGGATCTTCATAATTTTCTTAATGCATCGCTTTTTTGGGACTCAGTTTTATTTGAGAAGATTATTCTCCCTTATTAAGTTGATTTTCATATTTATATCAGAATTAGCTCAGTCGAGTCTACTAATAAGTAAACAAATATTAAATCCACGTTGGGACCTAAAGCCTGGAATTTTCACATATAAAACAGAGCTAAAAGGAGACTGGGAAATTACCACTCTAGCAATGTTGTTAACGTTGACTCCTGGTTCTGTTGTGATGGAAGTGAACCCAGAAGGGGATATGTTTTACATCCATGCGATGGATATAGAACAGTCTAAAGCAGATGTATTGCGATCCATAACTAAATTTGAGAGAGCAATAATGGAGGTGACCCGCTAA
- a CDS encoding Na+/H+ antiporter subunit A: MFSINLVILIPFIAAALMPFLYRRFNKIHLGWFVLIVPITLFVILARLIPSVAGGKTYVHTYEWIPTLDFNFTTYLDGLSMIFALLITGVGSLVILYSIFYLSSKESLQHFYCYLLLFMGAMLGVVFSDNLMVLYVFWELTSVSSFLLIAFWNHRQASRQGAQKAMLITVSGGIAMLVGFIMLHTMTGSFSIREIIANVSEFSDHALFIPAMILVLLGAFTKSAQFPFHIWLPDAMEAPTPVSAYLHSATMVKAGIYLVARFTPVFGADEVWFWVVSVVGMITLFWGSFNAVRQTDLKALLAFSTISQLGLIMSLLGLGSIALQFGYSADSVLYTQATFAALFHLINHSTFKGALFMVVGILDHELGTRDVRRLGGLMTFMPFTFTVALIGSLSMAGLPPFNGFLSKEMFFAATVHIMEVDIFSLPSFGIIFPVVAWIASVFTFVYCVIIVFKAFLGKPQPEKLDKPIHEAPIGMLISPMILAALVVGIFFFPNLLGKYILQPAMGSIYPTFGDAADLTPKISAWHGVQPELLMTIAVIIVGAILFKFLKLWKPIYGLFSSRFTLNALYNNLLASSVSKSNIVTNRYMNGLLRHYLMYIFVFFVLAVGGYLFYSRAFSFDISTNATFRVYEVCLVAIMAIAALSMLFAKSRMTATLLNGVLGYSIAIFFVIFRAPDLALTQLVVESVTTALFLLAFSHLPDWKMEKLPKGTKVVNGIISIAVGLVVVLVGLSVVDFNQFDTISSYFEDAYELAGGANIVNAILGDFRGFDTMLEVVVLFIAGLGVYSMIKLKAKKEDENIEDQ, translated from the coding sequence TTGTTTTCTATAAATTTAGTTATATTAATCCCATTTATAGCAGCCGCACTTATGCCTTTTTTATACAGGCGATTTAATAAGATTCACCTTGGTTGGTTTGTATTAATCGTACCTATTACTTTGTTTGTCATACTTGCTAGGCTAATTCCCTCGGTAGCAGGTGGTAAAACTTATGTCCATACCTATGAATGGATTCCCACATTAGATTTTAACTTCACTACATATTTAGATGGACTAAGTATGATATTTGCTCTATTAATCACAGGCGTTGGAAGCTTAGTTATTTTATATTCCATTTTTTATCTTTCATCTAAAGAATCCTTACAACATTTTTATTGTTATTTATTATTATTTATGGGTGCCATGCTTGGAGTTGTTTTTTCTGATAACTTAATGGTGTTATATGTTTTTTGGGAGTTAACGAGTGTTTCTTCGTTCCTGTTAATCGCCTTTTGGAATCATCGACAAGCCTCTAGACAGGGTGCACAAAAAGCAATGCTAATCACTGTAAGTGGCGGAATTGCTATGCTGGTTGGTTTTATCATGTTACATACGATGACTGGTTCTTTCAGTATTCGAGAAATAATTGCTAATGTGAGTGAGTTTAGCGACCACGCATTGTTCATACCTGCGATGATTTTAGTATTGCTGGGTGCATTTACGAAATCAGCACAATTTCCTTTCCATATTTGGCTACCGGATGCTATGGAGGCACCAACCCCTGTTAGTGCTTATTTACACTCGGCAACGATGGTGAAGGCAGGTATATATTTGGTGGCCCGTTTCACGCCAGTTTTTGGAGCTGATGAAGTATGGTTTTGGGTAGTAAGTGTAGTTGGGATGATTACTCTATTTTGGGGTTCCTTTAATGCTGTCCGACAAACCGATCTGAAAGCATTACTAGCGTTTTCTACTATTAGTCAGCTTGGGCTAATCATGAGCTTGCTTGGTTTAGGGTCGATAGCATTACAGTTTGGCTATTCTGCTGATTCAGTTCTGTACACACAAGCAACATTTGCTGCTTTATTTCACTTGATCAATCATTCAACTTTTAAAGGTGCATTGTTTATGGTCGTTGGAATTCTCGATCACGAGTTAGGAACAAGGGACGTTCGAAGACTAGGTGGATTAATGACATTCATGCCATTTACATTTACCGTCGCTTTAATAGGAAGTTTATCGATGGCCGGTTTACCACCGTTCAATGGATTCCTTAGTAAGGAAATGTTCTTTGCAGCAACTGTACATATTATGGAAGTAGATATTTTCTCTTTACCATCGTTCGGAATTATCTTCCCAGTTGTAGCTTGGATCGCTAGTGTATTTACATTTGTTTACTGTGTGATTATCGTTTTTAAAGCATTTCTTGGTAAACCTCAGCCAGAAAAATTGGATAAACCTATTCATGAAGCACCTATTGGAATGTTAATATCTCCAATGATTCTTGCCGCTTTAGTTGTTGGTATTTTCTTCTTTCCAAATCTATTAGGTAAATATATATTACAACCGGCTATGGGCAGTATTTATCCAACTTTTGGAGACGCAGCAGACTTAACACCAAAAATATCAGCATGGCATGGAGTGCAACCTGAATTACTCATGACTATTGCAGTTATTATAGTAGGTGCTATTCTATTTAAATTCCTTAAATTATGGAAACCAATCTATGGATTGTTTTCTTCTCGCTTCACATTGAATGCACTTTATAATAATTTGTTGGCGTCCTCCGTTAGCAAATCCAATATAGTAACTAATCGCTATATGAACGGATTATTACGACATTATTTAATGTATATTTTTGTATTCTTTGTATTGGCTGTAGGTGGGTATTTGTTTTATTCAAGAGCGTTTTCGTTTGATATTTCAACAAATGCAACTTTCAGAGTCTATGAAGTGTGTTTAGTTGCTATTATGGCGATTGCGGCGTTATCTATGCTATTTGCTAAGTCACGTATGACAGCGACATTGTTGAATGGAGTATTAGGCTACTCAATTGCTATCTTTTTTGTTATTTTCCGGGCTCCAGACTTAGCCTTAACCCAGTTAGTCGTTGAATCTGTTACCACTGCATTATTCCTATTAGCTTTTTCTCATTTACCGGATTGGAAAATGGAAAAGCTTCCAAAAGGAACAAAAGTAGTCAATGGAATAATATCGATAGCGGTCGGATTAGTAGTTGTTTTAGTTGGATTATCAGTAGTAGATTTCAATCAATTCGATACTATTTCTAGCTACTTTGAAGATGCTTATGAATTAGCTGGAGGAGCAAATATCGTAAATGCTATATTGGGAGATTTCCGTGGTTTTGATACGATGCTCGAAGTGGTCGTACTATTTATAGCGGGTTTAGGTGTGTATTCGATGATTAAGCTAAAAGCAAAAAAGGAGGATGAAAACATTGAAGATCAATGA
- a CDS encoding Na(+)/H(+) antiporter subunit B has protein sequence MKINDVILRTVSRIVVFIILTFGVYLFMSGHNTPGGGFIGGLVLASAIVLLYLSTDIETVKKSLPLDFKYVAAFGVLLATSTGFGSILFGVPFMSQTFAYFDLPVFGETELTTVTIFEAGVALTVVGVLVTIILSISEDGG, from the coding sequence TTGAAGATCAATGATGTCATACTCCGTACAGTTAGTAGAATTGTTGTATTTATCATTTTAACATTCGGTGTGTATTTGTTTATGTCTGGTCATAATACACCGGGTGGGGGATTTATCGGTGGACTAGTTCTAGCATCCGCAATTGTATTGCTATATTTGTCTACGGACATTGAAACGGTCAAAAAGAGTCTACCGCTAGATTTTAAATATGTTGCTGCGTTTGGCGTATTATTAGCTACATCCACAGGATTTGGATCCATATTGTTTGGAGTTCCATTCATGTCTCAAACCTTTGCCTATTTTGATTTGCCTGTTTTTGGAGAAACAGAACTGACGACGGTGACTATATTTGAAGCGGGTGTAGCTTTAACGGTTGTAGGTGTACTAGTAACGATTATTTTAAGCATAAGTGAGGATGGTGGATAA
- a CDS encoding Na+/H+ antiporter subunit D: MNNLIVLPLIIPIMVGIVLVFLRPYVKLQRIISLITMIGIAGISIIILNSVQTDGIIRLDFAGWEPPFGILFVADSFAMLLVLTASIVTAICLIYAFSSIGERHEKMYFYPFVLFLVAGVNGSFLTGDLFNLFVCFEVMLLASYVLVTLGGTKPQLREAVKYVVINVLASWFFLVALAYLYGTVGTLNMAHISERVAEAGQGPLLTTISILFLIVFSLKAGLLLFFWLPGSYSVPPTAVAALFGALLTKVGIYALFRTFTLIFYHEPLISHTLIGIMAGITLIVGCMGAIAFKDVRLIVSYNVVIAVGFIMIGLAVGTETSIAGSIYYVIHDMFAKAMLFLLAGTMIYLTGKSKIDEMSGLIRNYPLFGWMFFLVTCSLAGIPPLSGFVGKILVGQGASESGSYILLALAFISSIVVLYSLLRIFLNTIFGETIISLEEEKPMKMGMIIPIVLLGIATVSLGLGAEFISDYVTDAAHTLSNPSVYIDAVMGGNK; the protein is encoded by the coding sequence ATGAATAATTTAATTGTTTTACCGTTGATCATTCCTATTATGGTTGGGATTGTATTGGTATTTTTACGACCATATGTGAAATTGCAGCGTATTATCAGTTTAATAACGATGATTGGCATTGCAGGGATAAGTATAATTATTTTAAATAGTGTTCAGACAGATGGAATTATACGATTAGATTTTGCTGGATGGGAGCCTCCATTTGGAATTCTATTTGTTGCAGATTCCTTTGCAATGTTACTCGTACTTACTGCAAGTATAGTTACAGCTATCTGTTTAATCTATGCATTTTCTTCCATTGGAGAAAGACATGAAAAAATGTACTTCTACCCATTTGTGTTATTTTTAGTTGCAGGAGTTAATGGATCGTTTTTAACTGGGGATCTATTTAATCTGTTTGTCTGTTTTGAAGTTATGCTATTAGCCTCTTATGTATTAGTTACTCTGGGAGGGACAAAACCACAGCTGAGAGAAGCGGTAAAGTATGTAGTGATTAATGTTCTTGCTTCATGGTTCTTCTTAGTAGCCCTTGCCTATTTGTATGGTACGGTTGGTACTTTAAATATGGCTCATATATCAGAAAGAGTGGCGGAGGCGGGACAAGGACCTTTACTTACAACAATAAGTATTTTGTTTTTAATAGTATTTAGTTTAAAAGCTGGGTTATTACTATTCTTTTGGCTTCCAGGATCCTATTCTGTCCCACCAACTGCGGTTGCCGCATTATTTGGTGCTTTACTAACAAAGGTAGGAATATATGCACTTTTCCGGACATTTACGCTCATATTCTACCACGAGCCACTAATATCCCACACATTAATTGGGATAATGGCGGGAATTACATTGATTGTCGGATGTATGGGGGCAATTGCTTTTAAGGATGTTCGATTAATCGTTTCTTATAATGTGGTAATAGCTGTTGGATTTATAATGATCGGTCTGGCTGTTGGAACCGAAACGTCTATTGCTGGATCTATCTACTACGTAATTCATGACATGTTTGCAAAAGCTATGTTATTTTTACTAGCTGGTACGATGATTTACTTAACTGGTAAATCAAAAATAGATGAAATGAGTGGACTAATACGAAACTATCCTCTATTTGGATGGATGTTCTTCCTGGTCACCTGTTCATTGGCAGGTATCCCGCCGTTAAGTGGATTTGTAGGTAAAATTTTAGTAGGACAAGGTGCTAGCGAATCAGGTTCTTACATATTACTAGCATTGGCTTTTATCTCCAGTATAGTTGTGCTTTACTCGCTTCTTCGGATTTTCTTAAATACTATATTTGGGGAAACTATTATTAGTCTTGAAGAAGAAAAACCTATGAAAATGGGAATGATTATACCAATTGTACTGTTGGGAATTGCAACGGTTTCATTAGGACTTGGAGCAGAGTTTATATCCGACTATGTTACGGACGCAGCTCATACTCTTTCTAATCCATCCGTGTATATTGATGCAGTAATGGGAGGAAATAAGTGA
- a CDS encoding Na+/H+ antiporter subunit G, with translation MIELVAVVIIFLGSVMSVISAFGIIRLPDVYTRSHAATKSSTVAVLLSLSGAFIYFWVSENFISVRLILGILFVFLTAPVAGHLLTRAAYRSKVELTENSSDDALKEVLFPEDKS, from the coding sequence ATGATTGAGCTTGTTGCTGTTGTTATCATTTTTTTAGGAAGTGTCATGAGTGTGATTAGTGCCTTCGGGATCATCCGCCTTCCAGATGTCTATACACGATCACACGCAGCTACAAAAAGCTCAACCGTAGCAGTATTGTTGTCCCTATCTGGAGCCTTTATATATTTTTGGGTAAGTGAAAATTTTATAAGTGTGCGTCTTATACTAGGTATATTATTTGTATTTTTGACTGCCCCTGTCGCAGGGCACTTACTAACGCGAGCAGCGTATCGGTCGAAAGTGGAGCTTACTGAAAATTCCTCAGATGATGCTTTAAAGGAAGTATTATTTCCAGAGGATAAATCATAA
- a CDS encoding Na(+)/H(+) antiporter subunit F1: MIEKILLASLTLFAISIAIALFRIIKGPSMPDRAVALDMIGVNLISMIAIISIVLKTKAFLEAILILGILAFISTIAISKYIERGAIIEHKSDD; the protein is encoded by the coding sequence ATGATTGAAAAAATACTGTTGGCTTCTCTAACATTATTTGCTATATCTATTGCAATTGCTCTATTTCGTATCATTAAAGGTCCTTCTATGCCAGATCGAGCAGTAGCTTTAGACATGATTGGTGTAAATCTCATATCAATGATTGCTATTATTTCGATTGTCTTAAAAACAAAGGCATTTTTAGAGGCTATTCTTATACTTGGTATACTTGCTTTTATCAGTACAATTGCCATTTCCAAGTATATTGAAAGGGGGGCTATTATTGAGCATAAGTCAGATGATTGA
- a CDS encoding Na(+)/H(+) antiporter subunit C has product METLIIMLIGILVAVATYLILSRNIIRIILGTAVFSHAVHLLILTMGNLKQGNVPLLKEADAPYTDALPQALILTAIVISFAVTAFILVLAYRTYQDVGTDDLDELRGASDE; this is encoded by the coding sequence ATGGAAACATTGATCATTATGTTAATAGGGATTTTAGTTGCCGTTGCCACATATCTAATCCTCTCTAGAAATATAATTCGAATAATTTTAGGAACCGCTGTATTTTCCCATGCAGTACATTTGCTCATATTAACGATGGGGAACTTAAAGCAAGGGAATGTTCCCTTATTAAAAGAAGCAGATGCACCTTATACTGATGCCTTGCCACAGGCACTAATATTAACTGCTATCGTGATTAGCTTTGCAGTAACAGCTTTCATACTTGTACTAGCCTACCGTACTTATCAGGATGTTGGTACGGATGATCTCGATGAATTGAGAGGGGCAAGTGATGAATAA